A genomic region of Thermodesulfitimonas autotrophica contains the following coding sequences:
- a CDS encoding Mth938-like domain-containing protein — protein sequence MRIESYRFGEIIIDGKRYTSDVLILPDRVLSWWRKQGHAVTVADLAEAVAARPEMIILGTGAYGVVRVAPEVEKFLAAKGIQLIVAPTGEACQKYNVFAGKHRVVAGLHLTC from the coding sequence GTGAGGATCGAGAGCTACCGGTTCGGGGAGATCATCATCGACGGGAAACGGTACACCAGTGACGTGCTCATCCTGCCCGACAGGGTTCTTTCTTGGTGGCGCAAGCAGGGCCATGCGGTGACGGTGGCTGACCTGGCGGAGGCCGTCGCGGCCCGGCCCGAAATGATCATTTTAGGAACCGGGGCGTACGGGGTGGTCCGGGTAGCTCCGGAAGTAGAGAAATTTTTGGCTGCCAAGGGTATCCAGCTGATTGTTGCGCCCACTGGTGAGGCCTGCCAGAAGTATAACGTGTTCGCCGGAAAACACCGGGTAGTGGCTGGCCTGCACCTTACCTGTTAG
- a CDS encoding DUF2953 domain-containing protein: MLIALGVAGLMLLLVFGRLSLKLAYEREGADDRLFFEATAFWGLYRYRLQVPAVAVERTGESGAGLRWREIRGARAGGQEERFARLTAVYRLLCRCWRFFVRHRRAVLYLWDCLRVTRLEWRTVIGTGDPATTGVAAGVLWGAKGCLVGRFGRRLKSPAAILVAPAYLTPALKISFNMAAYLELRHLIGAAFLLLRSQGHQDT; this comes from the coding sequence TTGCTGATCGCCCTGGGCGTTGCGGGGCTGATGCTGCTCCTCGTCTTCGGGCGGCTCTCTCTTAAACTGGCGTACGAACGGGAGGGGGCTGATGACCGTTTGTTTTTCGAGGCTACAGCCTTCTGGGGACTCTACCGCTACCGGTTGCAGGTGCCGGCTGTTGCGGTGGAGCGCACCGGGGAGAGCGGTGCCGGTCTGCGCTGGCGGGAAATCCGGGGCGCGCGCGCCGGCGGGCAAGAAGAGCGGTTTGCGCGGCTGACGGCGGTTTACCGCTTGCTGTGCCGCTGCTGGCGCTTTTTTGTGCGCCACCGGCGGGCGGTCCTTTACCTGTGGGACTGCCTTCGGGTGACGCGGCTCGAGTGGCGAACCGTTATCGGCACCGGTGACCCGGCGACTACCGGGGTGGCTGCCGGGGTGCTCTGGGGCGCTAAAGGTTGCTTGGTGGGGCGCTTTGGCAGGCGGCTCAAATCACCGGCGGCCATTTTGGTTGCGCCCGCTTATCTCACTCCGGCCCTTAAAATTTCCTTTAATATGGCGGCTTATTTAGAGTTACGGCACTTGATCGGGGCCGCTTTTCTTCTCTTGCGTTCGCAGGGGCATCAAGACACCTGA